A single genomic interval of Psychrilyobacter piezotolerans harbors:
- the argC gene encoding N-acetyl-gamma-glutamyl-phosphate reductase yields the protein MKNVGILGATGYAGQQLLGLLRTHSRIKIEFIASHSYGGEEFSSIYENYSREFNKVCISSTQVEENLSKIDLLFIALPHGKAFEITKKALDMGVKVIDLGADFRLDDPDKYEEWYKVPCKGKDILPQAVYGLTELNREKIADSNLVANPGCYPTASLLGVIPLLKNNLIDTDSIIIDAKSGVSGAGRNASIPSLMCECSESIKAYAVGMHRHTPEIEQEAGKISKKEVTLTFTPHLVPMNRGILSVIYAKLREDTKEEELKKIYSDEYQGDKFIRIKDTLPETRWVKGSNYCDISIRVDKRTKRVIIISAIDNLMKGAAGQAVQNMNVMFGFEEAESIDFISIFP from the coding sequence ATGAAAAATGTCGGAATATTAGGAGCTACCGGGTATGCTGGTCAACAACTTTTAGGGTTATTGAGAACCCATTCCCGGATAAAAATAGAATTTATTGCATCTCACAGTTATGGGGGGGAGGAGTTTTCCAGCATCTATGAGAATTACTCCCGTGAATTTAATAAGGTGTGTATCTCCAGTACACAGGTTGAAGAAAATCTGAGTAAAATAGACCTTCTCTTCATAGCTCTTCCCCATGGAAAAGCCTTTGAAATCACAAAGAAAGCCTTGGATATGGGGGTGAAGGTAATAGACCTGGGGGCAGATTTTCGCCTTGATGATCCAGATAAATATGAAGAATGGTATAAGGTTCCCTGTAAAGGAAAGGATATCTTACCTCAGGCTGTGTACGGGCTCACCGAATTAAACAGGGAAAAGATAGCTGATAGTAATCTTGTGGCAAATCCAGGGTGCTATCCCACAGCCAGTTTGTTGGGGGTAATTCCACTTTTAAAAAATAACCTTATCGATACAGATTCCATCATCATAGATGCAAAATCCGGGGTAAGCGGTGCCGGTAGAAATGCCTCAATCCCCAGCCTTATGTGTGAATGCAGCGAATCTATAAAGGCTTATGCCGTAGGAATGCATAGACATACACCGGAGATAGAACAAGAGGCTGGTAAGATCAGTAAAAAAGAGGTGACTCTTACATTCACTCCCCATCTGGTACCTATGAATAGGGGAATTTTATCGGTTATCTATGCAAAACTTAGGGAAGATACGAAAGAAGAAGAGTTAAAAAAGATATATTCAGATGAATACCAGGGGGATAAATTTATAAGAATAAAAGATACCTTACCTGAAACAAGATGGGTAAAGGGGAGCAACTATTGCGATATCTCCATAAGAGTGGACAAAAGAACCAAAAGAGTAATAATTATATCGGCCATAGATAACCTTATGAAGGGTGCAGCAGGACAGGCGGTGCAGAATATGAATGTGATGTTTGGATTTGAGGAAGCCGAATCGATAGATTTTATCTCTATCTTTCCTTAA
- a CDS encoding histidinol-phosphatase HisJ family protein, translated as MFDYHIHSEFSDDSTEKIINIVEEAIKKGGKKICFTEHKEFNYPDKDIEFNLDYEGYKREFERIRSIYGKKIELYMGVEIGVQAGEKNIQEIIEYTKEHEFDFILASAHCLEGAGLYGMDPDVKNLDNLFAGYFREMLDVFKHFNDYDVVGHIDLLRRYFLEAQTHELGESKEVLRELFAHIIQEGKGIEINTGGLFYDSANINPTLDILKLYKEAGGEIVTIGSDSHIAERVLSNYEKAVDYLRSAGFEYVTTFARRKKEFHRIK; from the coding sequence GTGTTTGACTATCATATTCATTCGGAATTTTCCGATGATTCAACGGAAAAAATAATAAATATCGTGGAGGAAGCTATAAAAAAAGGCGGTAAAAAAATATGTTTTACAGAGCATAAGGAGTTTAATTACCCCGATAAAGATATTGAATTTAATTTAGATTATGAGGGGTATAAAAGAGAATTTGAAAGGATACGATCGATCTATGGGAAGAAGATAGAGCTTTATATGGGGGTTGAGATAGGAGTACAGGCAGGGGAAAAAAATATACAGGAGATAATCGAGTATACAAAAGAACATGAATTTGATTTTATTTTGGCATCTGCCCACTGTTTAGAAGGGGCAGGGTTATACGGTATGGATCCTGATGTAAAAAATTTAGATAATCTTTTTGCCGGATATTTTCGTGAGATGTTAGATGTGTTTAAACATTTTAACGATTATGATGTAGTGGGTCATATAGACTTATTAAGAAGATACTTTTTAGAGGCACAAACCCATGAGTTAGGGGAATCTAAAGAGGTATTGAGGGAACTTTTTGCCCACATAATACAGGAGGGAAAAGGGATAGAGATAAATACAGGGGGGCTTTTTTATGATTCTGCAAATATAAATCCTACCTTGGATATACTCAAACTGTATAAAGAAGCGGGAGGAGAGATAGTAACTATAGGCAGTGACTCCCACATAGCCGAAAGGGTACTCAGTAACTATGAAAAAGCCGTGGATTATTTAAGAAGTGCAGGGTTTGAATATGTGACTACCTTTGCCCGAAGAAAAAAAGAATTTCATAGAATAAAATAA
- a CDS encoding ATP phosphoribosyltransferase regulatory subunit has translation MKNYRKEEEFVMDFEKIFESYGYEKIRLNTFEKYDTYFANKDMINENNLLKIMNPKGDLYVLRPDMTLPVVKYFSEQQADRGKFYYNDSVFRADKNGLEFNERKQVGIEYLGGENILSDVEVLDLAVQTLEKLDQNYILCISNTEFIKEMVNSVTEEKEERGRILEYLYRRSSDLENYLKNIGVGEEKVAKLLKLNRLFGNFEMVKETLYEMAMTNKQRQILEDLETVLKALDKKYSQKKIEIDFSISVALQYYNGLIFKGYISDIRKPVLSGGRYDKLVTRFGKDASALGFCLEIDNYFESIKRERTKIDYLLLYSDLENGFEAMEKAREYRKYGKTVRVLTEDKSQTLQELKEKYSIIQYF, from the coding sequence ATGAAAAACTACAGAAAAGAAGAGGAATTTGTCATGGATTTTGAAAAAATATTCGAGTCCTACGGGTATGAAAAGATCAGGCTGAATACCTTTGAGAAGTACGACACATACTTTGCAAACAAAGATATGATAAATGAGAATAATCTCCTGAAAATAATGAATCCAAAGGGCGACCTCTATGTGCTGAGGCCGGATATGACCCTGCCGGTAGTAAAATATTTTTCCGAACAACAGGCAGACAGGGGAAAATTTTACTACAACGACAGTGTGTTTCGTGCAGACAAAAACGGGCTGGAATTCAACGAAAGAAAACAGGTGGGGATAGAATATTTGGGTGGTGAAAATATCCTCTCCGACGTAGAGGTCCTGGACCTCGCTGTACAGACATTGGAAAAATTAGACCAAAACTACATTCTGTGTATCTCCAACACGGAATTTATCAAAGAGATGGTGAACTCTGTAACGGAGGAAAAAGAGGAAAGGGGGCGTATCCTCGAATATCTGTACAGAAGGAGCAGTGACCTTGAAAATTATCTGAAAAATATAGGTGTAGGGGAAGAAAAAGTCGCTAAACTTCTAAAGTTAAACCGGCTCTTCGGAAACTTTGAAATGGTAAAGGAAACTCTATATGAGATGGCAATGACTAATAAACAGAGGCAAATACTGGAGGATTTAGAGACTGTCCTAAAGGCTCTGGATAAAAAATATTCCCAGAAAAAGATAGAGATAGATTTTTCCATAAGTGTTGCACTGCAATACTATAACGGGCTGATCTTTAAAGGTTATATCTCGGATATCAGAAAGCCTGTACTGAGCGGCGGCAGGTATGACAAACTGGTTACAAGATTTGGAAAGGATGCATCGGCACTGGGTTTTTGTCTGGAGATAGACAATTATTTTGAGTCTATAAAAAGGGAGCGTACAAAGATAGATTATCTGCTCCTCTATTCAGATCTGGAAAACGGGTTTGAGGCCATGGAAAAGGCCAGAGAATACAGAAAATACGGTAAGACGGTAAGGGTTTTGACAGAGGATAAAAGCCAAACGCTCCAGGAGCTCAAAGAAAAATATTCGATAATTCAATATTTTTAG
- the hisG gene encoding ATP phosphoribosyltransferase: MYINIALPKGRLGKKSYDLLKKIGYSCKELEEEGRKLVFTSEENKVRYFWVKPSDVSVYVEKGIADIGVAGVDVLMENEADVYDMLDLGFGRCYFAIAAPRGWEYNGNRTIKIATKYINYARKYFEKMERKVELIKLNGSVELAPMVGLSDAIVDIVETGATLRENNLDIIEKLENISARIIVNKVSYKFKNETIEKVLEDIRGEL; encoded by the coding sequence ATGTATATAAATATAGCTCTGCCCAAGGGCAGATTGGGGAAAAAATCATACGACCTTTTGAAAAAAATAGGTTATTCGTGCAAGGAACTGGAAGAGGAAGGCAGAAAGCTTGTATTTACAAGCGAGGAAAATAAAGTGAGATACTTCTGGGTAAAACCAAGTGACGTATCTGTATATGTGGAAAAAGGTATTGCAGATATAGGGGTCGCCGGGGTGGATGTACTCATGGAAAACGAGGCAGATGTCTATGACATGCTGGACCTTGGATTTGGCAGGTGTTATTTTGCCATAGCTGCCCCAAGGGGATGGGAATATAACGGCAACAGGACCATAAAGATAGCTACGAAATATATTAATTATGCCAGAAAGTATTTTGAAAAAATGGAAAGAAAGGTGGAACTCATAAAATTAAATGGTTCTGTGGAGCTGGCTCCCATGGTGGGCCTTTCCGATGCCATAGTGGACATAGTGGAAACCGGTGCCACACTGAGAGAAAATAATCTGGATATCATAGAAAAACTGGAGAATATCAGTGCAAGGATAATTGTCAACAAGGTAAGCTATAAATTTAAAAATGAGACTATAGAAAAAGTGCTTGAGGATATAAGGGGGGAGCTATAA
- the hisD gene encoding histidinol dehydrogenase, translating to MKILRSSQYDAIKSEILSRGDLDYKDINVTVEEIVKNVKENGDSAVLEYTAKFDGAELERMEVTAEEMERAWERTPESLKIALAEAAHSIRRFHERQKRNSFMDNTTKGKITGQLINPIEKVGIYVPGGKSPYPSTVLMNAIPAKVAGVEDLVMITPPGKTGEIMDNILAAAKIAGVDRIFKVGGAQGIAALAYGTQTIPKVYKITGPGNIYVALAKKQVYGIVDIDMIAGPSEILIIADDSANPRYIAADLLSQAEHDELASSLLITPSEKLAETVSKEVDIQLAELTKKEIAAKSLENYGRIIITEDLDEAIDLANDIAAEHLELMVAEPFLYVNSIKNAGAVFVGENTPEPLGDYYAGPNHTLPTNGTAKFSSPLSVDDFIKKTSVIYYSKEALKEVKDTILEISESEGLTAHSNSIRIRFEEEKL from the coding sequence ATGAAAATACTTAGAAGTTCACAGTACGATGCCATCAAGTCTGAGATCCTATCAAGGGGTGACCTGGACTATAAAGATATCAATGTTACTGTAGAAGAGATAGTAAAAAATGTAAAGGAAAATGGAGACAGTGCAGTCCTTGAATATACTGCAAAGTTTGACGGTGCAGAACTGGAGAGGATGGAGGTCACAGCAGAGGAGATGGAAAGAGCTTGGGAAAGAACTCCTGAATCTCTCAAAATAGCTCTCGCAGAAGCAGCCCACAGCATCAGAAGGTTTCACGAAAGACAGAAGAGAAATTCATTCATGGATAATACAACAAAGGGAAAGATAACCGGACAGCTCATAAATCCAATAGAAAAAGTAGGAATATATGTTCCAGGGGGGAAATCCCCTTATCCGTCTACAGTTCTTATGAATGCCATTCCTGCAAAGGTGGCAGGTGTAGAAGATCTGGTTATGATCACTCCTCCCGGAAAAACAGGTGAGATCATGGATAATATTCTGGCAGCTGCAAAAATAGCCGGTGTTGACAGGATATTCAAGGTAGGAGGAGCCCAGGGAATAGCTGCACTGGCATATGGTACCCAAACCATCCCAAAGGTGTACAAGATAACGGGACCGGGCAATATCTACGTAGCCCTGGCCAAAAAACAGGTGTATGGAATAGTGGACATTGACATGATAGCAGGACCAAGCGAGATCCTAATTATAGCAGACGACAGTGCAAATCCCAGATATATTGCTGCGGATCTTCTTTCTCAGGCAGAACATGATGAACTGGCTTCCTCTTTACTTATAACTCCCAGTGAGAAACTGGCAGAAACAGTATCAAAAGAGGTGGATATCCAGCTGGCTGAACTCACCAAGAAAGAGATAGCAGCAAAATCTCTGGAAAACTACGGAAGAATTATAATCACAGAGGATCTGGACGAAGCCATCGATCTAGCCAACGACATAGCTGCAGAACATTTGGAGCTCATGGTAGCCGAACCTTTTCTTTATGTAAACTCAATTAAAAATGCCGGAGCAGTATTCGTAGGGGAGAATACACCAGAACCTTTGGGAGATTACTATGCCGGACCAAATCATACACTCCCTACAAATGGAACTGCAAAATTTTCATCGCCCCTTTCAGTGGATGATTTCATAAAGAAAACTTCGGTAATCTATTATTCCAAGGAAGCACTGAAAGAAGTAAAAGACACCATCCTGGAGATCTCAGAAAGTGAGGGACTGACGGCTCACAGCAATTCCATCAGGATTAGATTTGAGGAGGAAAAATTATGA
- the hisC gene encoding histidinol-phosphate transaminase encodes MKYWSKITKTLTPYVPGEQLNEPGIIKLNTNENPFPPSPKVIEKIKKCLGSELKKYPDPESTELRNSIADFYEIEKDNVFVGNGSDEVLAHVFMAFFKDKKLYFPDITYSFYPVYCGLYEINYQTISLNKKFEMETKEYLNLDGNIIFPNPNAPTGIGMELDAIEKILKNNPGNLVVVDEAYIDFGGKSAVELIDNYKNLLIVQTFSKSRSLAGMRIGFAIGDEKLIEGLIRVKDSFNSYPLDRLAQAAGKAAMEDRDYFEYTRDEIIKNREWTISELRMRGMELLPSKANFIFVRVKDAENMYRELKARKILVRYFKKPLMDSYLRISIGTKEEMGKLIKNIDQIMGV; translated from the coding sequence ATGAAATATTGGAGCAAGATCACTAAGACGCTGACTCCTTATGTCCCGGGAGAGCAGTTGAATGAACCCGGGATAATAAAGCTCAACACCAATGAAAATCCTTTTCCGCCATCTCCAAAAGTTATCGAAAAAATAAAAAAATGTCTGGGATCGGAGCTTAAGAAGTATCCCGATCCTGAGAGTACTGAACTGAGAAATTCCATTGCAGACTTTTATGAGATAGAAAAAGATAATGTATTTGTTGGAAACGGGTCCGATGAAGTCCTTGCCCATGTCTTTATGGCATTTTTTAAAGACAAGAAACTCTATTTTCCGGATATTACATACAGCTTTTATCCTGTTTACTGCGGATTATATGAGATAAACTATCAGACCATTTCTCTAAACAAAAAATTTGAAATGGAGACGAAGGAGTATCTCAACCTGGACGGGAACATCATCTTTCCAAATCCAAATGCACCTACAGGCATAGGGATGGAGCTGGATGCCATTGAAAAAATCTTGAAAAACAATCCCGGCAACCTCGTAGTTGTGGACGAAGCCTATATAGATTTTGGAGGTAAATCTGCAGTGGAACTTATAGATAATTACAAGAACCTCCTCATTGTCCAGACCTTCTCAAAATCAAGATCTCTGGCCGGTATGAGGATAGGGTTCGCTATCGGTGACGAGAAACTTATAGAGGGACTCATAAGGGTAAAAGATTCGTTCAATTCATATCCTTTGGACAGACTGGCCCAGGCTGCAGGAAAGGCTGCCATGGAGGACAGAGATTACTTTGAATATACCCGGGATGAGATAATAAAAAACAGGGAATGGACAATATCAGAACTTAGAATGAGAGGCATGGAGCTGCTTCCCTCAAAGGCAAACTTTATCTTTGTAAGGGTGAAAGATGCCGAAAATATGTACAGGGAATTAAAGGCAAGAAAGATCCTTGTGAGATATTTTAAAAAGCCTCTCATGGACAGCTATTTGAGAATTTCCATTGGAACAAAGGAAGAGATGGGAAAACTGATAAAAAATATTGATCAGATAATGGGGGTGTAA
- the hisB gene encoding imidazoleglycerol-phosphate dehydratase HisB: MRKSSIKRKTKETEIDLELNLDGSGKYEISTGIGFFDHMMELFTRHGLFDIKLKVKGDTYIDCHHSVEDAGIVLGRAFREALGEMKGIRRYGNFYLPMDETLTLAAIDISGRAYLHMDPIPDKRVGDMESEMVKEFFWAFVRNAQITLHIKLIHGDNTHHIIESIFKGVARALDQAVTIDERIKGEIPSTKGVI, from the coding sequence GTGAGAAAAAGCTCGATAAAAAGAAAGACAAAGGAAACCGAGATAGATCTGGAACTGAATCTGGACGGTAGTGGTAAATACGAGATATCAACAGGAATAGGATTCTTCGACCACATGATGGAACTTTTTACAAGGCACGGTCTCTTTGATATAAAGCTGAAGGTAAAGGGGGACACCTATATCGACTGCCACCATTCAGTGGAGGACGCAGGTATAGTCCTTGGCAGGGCGTTCAGGGAAGCACTGGGTGAGATGAAAGGTATCAGAAGGTACGGAAATTTTTATCTGCCAATGGATGAAACCCTTACCCTTGCTGCCATTGATATCAGCGGGAGGGCATATCTCCACATGGACCCTATTCCCGACAAAAGAGTGGGGGATATGGAAAGTGAAATGGTAAAAGAATTTTTCTGGGCCTTTGTAAGAAATGCCCAAATAACCCTTCATATAAAGTTAATCCACGGAGACAACACCCACCATATCATCGAGAGTATATTTAAAGGGGTAGCCAGAGCACTGGATCAGGCTGTGACCATAGACGAAAGAATAAAAGGGGAGATCCCTTCGACAAAAGGAGTGATATAG